One stretch of Nitratiruptor tergarcus DSM 16512 DNA includes these proteins:
- a CDS encoding outer membrane protein assembly factor BamD: protein MKKLALYAFILFFIIGCSSKNVLEYNKSDIYWYQKMVHYVSVGDLDKADEYFTSLQSEHFASPLLKEATLIMAQAHMDNEEYLLAKYYLDEYIKRYADKKKEEFAKFLKIKASFLAFKNINRDQKLLRDTIAEALQFAKEYPKSEYSPLVQTILTKLYLAQYVLNDEIASLYERRGKSKAAKIYRKKTENFWLKKDEIDVPTSWYDYLINW from the coding sequence ATGAAAAAACTGGCACTATACGCATTCATACTTTTTTTTATTATCGGATGTTCTTCTAAAAATGTTTTGGAATATAACAAAAGCGATATCTACTGGTATCAAAAGATGGTTCACTATGTAAGTGTGGGAGATCTAGATAAAGCAGATGAGTATTTTACCTCTTTACAAAGTGAGCACTTTGCATCGCCTCTGCTCAAAGAGGCAACGCTCATTATGGCGCAGGCACATATGGACAATGAAGAGTATCTCTTGGCAAAATATTATCTGGATGAATATATAAAACGCTATGCTGATAAGAAAAAAGAGGAGTTTGCAAAATTTCTTAAAATCAAAGCATCATTCTTAGCTTTTAAAAATATCAATCGGGATCAAAAGCTTCTGCGTGATACGATTGCTGAAGCATTGCAATTTGCAAAAGAGTATCCTAAAAGTGAATATAGTCCTCTTGTACAGACAATACTGACAAAGCTCTATCTTGCACAGTATGTGCTAAATGATGAGATAGCTTCACTCTACGAAAGACGCGGTAAAAGTAAAGCTGCAAAGATTTATAGAAAAAAAACAGAAAATTTCTGGCTCAAAAAAGATGAGATCGACGTGCCAACAAGTTGGTATGATTATCTCATAAACTGGTAG
- a CDS encoding Calx-beta domain-containing protein has product MRIFLITFFTFSFLFAAKISVTKEVNNTHPRVGDIVTFTITATGKGNKKFEIRDGIETYKKIAEWYWGTTANAFELMGYSTDKPDDVSCSLENHHGKYVYCFTKKKKKNFTFKVFIQARIKKSGRLCNRVYYYYRHRKNYDDTCLEAQNAVSQITILDASIREGNNGIRNLYFTITANPAPSKELSLSYHTEDGTAILDEDYQKRSGTIKFSRGETSKTISIPIIGDTKYENNEEFYVQLSNISDNGTFAKSRAKGTIINDDQQKRDPFPNNKTCSIFLSALVTHETLHVDGQHPIVCGGDSISAKNYDDPNNRLQCSSDERCGNPQNCKKKDPPKNKYTFPLLQSSKITAIPSNFHFTLTDYKDFTLNSHKVTLHFDPSISYSDNKRKYMKLGNFTLNANNITLEFEPGDYYFEQLSFQGNNIKITLPKKGIVRIIIKNSLTIDKNSVSINADGDSKNLLIYINDDLNINGNGGGAGPKINAYIYAKGKISLNSNSHNFQLHGALLAESDIDLAGNNVHFYYDGQPNKLGLGECSKSYCESLNLDTGFHIINPFNDINKSIEIFCSDDSPKKVLIALPIKNKFNNFIFDKDKYNNNDYYQLATNNSKSFHAIEVEIDTSKKRFIVKKQNQKEPVDHGYYKIMGDGFSNINLLGSPFAIDWSNTQISHCDPSKLRKAYYGQAVKINTLDYTNARCYIDHMELKLLDDYNYLIFNNQEVLEKTCRKMAEAVPENVLPSENIKGHFWISPFGHNREYDRTNIMAKERPFVAYCWYQTDLDWVWTFFLALDGKRTITKYDLVNKKDTCSQMGLWPFVPNREDSFERVRKFLAEKKSEWDHYTGTIQEKLHALYGANYYLATERNSLIWPYGSFGLYYDDGDSNHHERSFKWGGEDVGSDPYHPGPMSGSPMHNIPTITTDYDHLANDNGNSHRDYYSWTKTNFPQSKLNDSRRKYSNTDKRANDNKYEYKDTMGYKGWTTILGHNDLNKTDEWFISRTGAGLNFDYSSRSWPYYEPNGNYEEGCWLNFLFDSQGRVRHLDDWGCNYPYYDYMCMAEDNYDFTKRYKLIKGPFDVIDHNVPVGEELAHKYITTKVVNKPIKLDVILLTDDFDALEPDKNISAGIFLETIKVENGNEIPNDIWYFGSLKDFNKTTGRFELPASKWPNGNNVWPKASKKMFFKFKYCRRNDMHWTDCWNEGINGKCKEGMESWCASADSDYFSIRPMRFSFTIPNSSKIKAGVPVDLSFQALTFNGVPTYDYNETQNGSFTLDITIDDPTKKCKMNKIDINPTIQFINGEDNRTSYQFPDVGVFRVVLKEKKGEEFAKIDSNDTQDAQRLIQEYNSTITIIPDHFSLVSSVHNFNNNSFTYLAKKPKLMSMLMETNITAKARDNTTTYNYSKSCYAKDTTISISHSEIPSPLATIISYEESNESNLIQTPTSDAIVQNFSKNIFTTDDNGSAHLRFHINFDRSVSQPIVPFTFTITKNIIKDTDDVNGSEQPNQSAKFYYARIHAPDASVNKFSTNNAKVNLYYEVYDPNRSDPASIEGNESIDDLGWYVNTAHTQTSFGKVFNIFYKNSDILSTANAPLSKATLQGYSNGTQKLLFSYDGSKEYPFRARLDINASSWLIYNQFDDNATTNSFSVLFVHPGIWHGVGDFKQTDEINSSKEEERRINW; this is encoded by the coding sequence ATGAGAATATTTTTAATTACATTTTTTACTTTTTCTTTTCTTTTTGCTGCAAAGATTTCTGTAACGAAAGAGGTAAATAATACTCATCCAAGAGTAGGTGATATCGTCACTTTTACCATAACTGCTACAGGAAAAGGTAATAAAAAATTTGAAATAAGAGATGGCATTGAAACATATAAAAAAATTGCTGAATGGTATTGGGGTACAACAGCTAACGCTTTTGAATTGATGGGATATTCCACTGATAAGCCCGATGATGTATCTTGTTCTTTAGAAAATCATCATGGCAAATATGTATATTGTTTCACAAAGAAAAAGAAGAAGAATTTTACATTCAAAGTGTTTATACAGGCAAGAATAAAAAAAAGTGGTCGCCTTTGCAATAGAGTATATTATTATTATCGGCATCGGAAAAATTATGATGATACTTGTCTCGAAGCACAAAATGCAGTGAGTCAAATTACTATTTTGGATGCTTCTATACGAGAGGGTAACAATGGAATAAGAAATCTTTATTTTACTATAACAGCAAATCCTGCTCCGTCAAAAGAGCTCTCCTTATCCTATCATACAGAAGATGGCACCGCTATTTTAGATGAAGATTATCAAAAGCGCTCTGGTACTATCAAATTTTCTCGAGGGGAGACTTCAAAAACGATTTCCATCCCCATCATAGGAGATACAAAATACGAAAATAATGAAGAGTTCTATGTACAACTCTCAAATATCTCTGATAATGGAACTTTTGCAAAGAGTAGAGCAAAAGGGACTATCATCAACGATGATCAGCAAAAGAGAGATCCATTTCCAAATAACAAAACCTGTTCTATTTTCTTAAGTGCCCTTGTAACACATGAGACATTACATGTAGATGGACAACATCCCATTGTCTGCGGTGGAGATTCTATTTCGGCAAAAAATTATGATGATCCAAACAATCGACTCCAGTGTTCCTCAGATGAAAGATGTGGTAATCCGCAAAATTGTAAGAAAAAAGACCCTCCAAAAAATAAATATACTTTTCCTCTTCTCCAAAGTAGCAAAATTACTGCTATTCCATCAAATTTTCACTTTACTCTAACAGATTATAAAGACTTCACGCTCAATTCTCACAAAGTCACACTCCATTTCGATCCATCAATCAGTTATAGCGATAATAAGAGAAAATATATGAAACTTGGAAATTTTACTCTCAATGCAAACAATATTACACTTGAGTTTGAACCGGGAGATTACTATTTTGAGCAACTTTCCTTTCAAGGGAACAATATTAAAATCACTCTTCCAAAAAAAGGAATAGTGAGGATAATTATCAAAAATAGTCTTACTATCGATAAGAACAGTGTTTCAATCAATGCGGATGGAGATAGTAAGAATCTCTTAATTTATATAAATGATGATTTAAACATAAATGGAAATGGTGGAGGAGCAGGGCCAAAAATAAATGCATATATTTACGCAAAAGGTAAAATTTCCCTCAATAGCAATTCACATAATTTCCAACTACATGGAGCCCTTTTAGCTGAAAGTGATATAGATTTAGCTGGCAATAATGTACATTTTTACTATGATGGCCAGCCAAATAAATTGGGGCTTGGTGAATGTTCGAAGAGTTATTGTGAATCTCTTAATTTAGATACAGGATTTCATATTATCAATCCATTCAACGATATCAATAAAAGTATAGAGATTTTTTGTAGTGATGATAGCCCCAAAAAAGTTCTCATTGCTCTTCCTATAAAAAATAAATTTAACAATTTTATTTTCGATAAAGATAAATATAATAATAATGACTACTATCAGCTTGCAACGAATAATTCCAAAAGTTTTCATGCCATTGAAGTAGAAATAGACACATCCAAAAAGCGATTCATAGTAAAAAAACAAAATCAAAAAGAACCTGTGGATCATGGATATTATAAAATTATGGGAGACGGATTTAGCAATATTAATCTTTTGGGCTCACCTTTTGCTATTGATTGGAGCAATACGCAAATCTCTCACTGTGATCCATCAAAACTACGCAAAGCCTATTATGGACAAGCTGTCAAAATAAATACCCTCGATTATACTAATGCAAGGTGTTATATAGATCATATGGAATTAAAACTCTTGGATGATTATAACTATCTAATATTCAATAACCAAGAAGTTCTAGAAAAAACATGTAGAAAAATGGCGGAAGCAGTTCCAGAGAATGTTTTACCTTCCGAAAATATCAAAGGACACTTCTGGATTTCTCCTTTTGGACATAATAGAGAATATGACAGAACCAATATTATGGCAAAAGAGCGTCCATTTGTAGCATATTGCTGGTACCAAACAGATCTTGATTGGGTCTGGACATTTTTTCTTGCACTTGATGGAAAAAGAACAATTACGAAATATGATCTTGTAAACAAGAAAGATACCTGTTCCCAGATGGGACTTTGGCCTTTTGTCCCCAATAGAGAAGATTCATTTGAAAGGGTAAGAAAGTTTTTAGCAGAAAAAAAGAGTGAGTGGGATCACTATACAGGCACGATTCAAGAAAAGCTCCATGCCCTCTATGGCGCAAACTACTATCTTGCAACAGAACGAAATTCTCTCATATGGCCTTATGGATCTTTTGGTCTTTACTACGATGATGGTGATAGCAACCATCATGAAAGGAGTTTTAAATGGGGTGGAGAAGATGTAGGATCAGACCCTTATCATCCTGGTCCCATGAGTGGATCGCCAATGCACAATATTCCAACCATTACTACAGATTATGATCATTTAGCTAATGACAATGGTAATTCCCATAGAGACTACTACTCCTGGACAAAGACCAACTTTCCTCAATCAAAACTTAATGATAGTAGAAGAAAATACTCCAATACAGACAAAAGAGCCAACGATAACAAATATGAATACAAAGACACCATGGGATATAAAGGCTGGACAACAATCCTTGGTCATAATGATCTCAACAAAACAGATGAATGGTTTATCAGTCGCACAGGTGCAGGGCTGAATTTTGATTACTCTTCAAGGAGTTGGCCTTACTATGAGCCAAATGGAAACTACGAAGAGGGATGTTGGCTCAACTTCCTTTTTGATTCACAAGGAAGAGTAAGACACCTCGATGACTGGGGATGTAATTATCCATATTACGATTATATGTGTATGGCTGAGGATAACTATGATTTTACGAAACGTTACAAACTTATCAAAGGACCTTTTGACGTAATAGATCACAATGTTCCTGTAGGAGAGGAGTTGGCACACAAATATATCACCACAAAAGTGGTTAATAAACCCATAAAACTCGATGTTATTTTGCTTACTGATGATTTTGACGCATTAGAACCAGATAAAAACATAAGTGCAGGGATTTTTTTAGAAACTATTAAAGTAGAAAATGGAAACGAGATACCCAATGATATATGGTATTTTGGTTCATTGAAAGATTTCAATAAAACGACGGGAAGATTTGAGCTACCAGCAAGCAAATGGCCAAACGGAAATAATGTATGGCCAAAAGCATCGAAAAAGATGTTTTTCAAATTTAAATATTGTAGAAGAAACGATATGCATTGGACAGATTGTTGGAATGAAGGTATCAATGGAAAATGTAAAGAAGGAATGGAAAGTTGGTGTGCATCAGCTGATTCTGACTACTTTTCCATTAGACCTATGAGATTTTCTTTTACTATTCCTAATAGCAGTAAAATCAAAGCAGGTGTCCCTGTCGATCTCTCCTTTCAAGCTCTTACTTTTAATGGAGTGCCTACTTATGACTACAACGAGACACAAAATGGCAGTTTTACACTCGATATTACCATCGATGATCCTACGAAAAAATGTAAAATGAATAAAATAGATATTAACCCAACAATCCAATTTATCAATGGTGAAGATAATAGAACTAGCTACCAATTTCCTGATGTAGGAGTGTTTAGAGTAGTTTTGAAAGAAAAAAAGGGAGAAGAGTTTGCCAAAATCGATAGTAACGATACACAAGATGCACAACGATTAATTCAAGAATATAATAGCACTATTACAATTATTCCAGACCATTTTTCTCTTGTCTCATCAGTTCATAATTTCAATAACAACTCTTTTACCTATTTAGCTAAAAAACCAAAACTTATGTCGATGTTAATGGAAACAAATATTACAGCAAAAGCACGAGACAATACTACGACATACAATTATTCTAAAAGCTGTTATGCTAAAGATACCACTATTTCTATATCACACTCTGAAATACCCTCTCCTTTAGCCACTATAATCTCTTATGAAGAGAGTAATGAGAGTAATCTTATCCAAACGCCAACATCTGATGCTATCGTGCAAAATTTTTCAAAAAATATTTTTACAACAGATGATAACGGTTCTGCACACCTCCGTTTCCATATTAATTTCGATCGTTCTGTATCGCAACCTATTGTTCCATTTACATTTACCATTACAAAAAACATAATAAAAGATACTGATGATGTAAATGGAAGCGAACAGCCTAATCAATCAGCTAAATTCTACTACGCTCGTATTCATGCCCCCGATGCATCAGTCAATAAATTTAGTACAAATAATGCTAAAGTAAACCTCTACTATGAAGTTTACGATCCAAATAGAAGTGATCCTGCCAGTATTGAAGGAAACGAGAGCATAGACGATTTAGGATGGTATGTAAACACAGCACATACTCAAACATCTTTTGGAAAAGTCTTCAATATTTTTTATAAAAACAGCGATATTTTAAGTACTGCTAATGCACCTTTATCTAAAGCAACTCTGCAAGGCTATAGCAATGGTACACAAAAACTGCTTTTTAGCTATGATGGTAGCAAAGAGTATCCATTCAGAGCTCGCCTCGATATCAATGCATCCTCATGGCTCATCTACAATCAATTCGATGATAATGCCACAACCAATAGCTTTTCGGTTCTTTTTGTTCATCCTGGTATCTGGCATGGCGTAGGAGACTTTAAGCAAACAGATGAAATCAATAGCTCAAAAGAAGAAGAGAGAAGGATCAACTGGTGA
- a CDS encoding pyrroline-5-carboxylate reductase: protein MLAIIGYGEMAKAIIAPLTKAKIPLQVVGRDEKKLKEIAYLYGVETASLKNYDITGKEILLAVKPYALQEVASQLQGEAQTLYSILAGTSIVDLHIIPAKHYIRAMPNLAAIKGASTTAITGDIKAKEEAIAIFKTIGKVIWVENEKELDIATAVAGSGPAFLALVAEAIADGAVNAGMKREMAYEFVKGLFFSFSHLTDEHPAIIKDRVMSPAGTTAAGIKALEEKGTRNAFLEAIIKAYERTKS from the coding sequence ATGCTTGCAATTATTGGATATGGTGAAATGGCAAAAGCAATTATCGCTCCACTTACAAAAGCAAAAATCCCTCTCCAAGTTGTTGGAAGAGATGAAAAAAAACTCAAAGAGATTGCATATCTGTATGGTGTAGAAACTGCATCACTAAAAAATTATGACATTACAGGTAAAGAGATACTCCTTGCTGTAAAACCTTATGCACTGCAAGAAGTAGCAAGTCAACTGCAAGGTGAAGCACAAACCCTCTACTCTATTCTAGCAGGCACCTCCATAGTAGATCTCCACATTATCCCAGCAAAACACTACATACGAGCAATGCCAAACCTTGCTGCTATTAAAGGCGCTTCTACAACAGCAATAACAGGAGATATAAAAGCTAAAGAAGAGGCAATTGCTATTTTCAAAACAATTGGAAAAGTGATTTGGGTAGAAAATGAAAAGGAGCTCGATATTGCAACTGCTGTGGCTGGAAGTGGTCCGGCATTTTTAGCTCTCGTAGCAGAAGCTATTGCAGATGGTGCAGTAAATGCAGGTATGAAAAGAGAGATGGCTTATGAGTTTGTTAAAGGACTTTTTTTTAGCTTTTCACATCTAACAGACGAACATCCTGCCATTATCAAAGACAGAGTCATGAGCCCAGCAGGAACCACTGCTGCAGGCATTAAAGCGCTAGAAGAAAAAGGCACGAGAAATGCATTTTTGGAGGCGATTATCAAAGCATATGAAAGAACAAAATCATAA